In one window of Prevotella fusca JCM 17724 DNA:
- a CDS encoding TonB-dependent receptor: MDKAKMICVALCAMPLPVAAQTDSVSKGVHLQEVVVAGDMVKREVDYINCIPTPKQRKHAHSGFELVRNMMLAGVSVDAGNGVITTPAGIATLYINGSKASVREITTLRPKDILRVEYYDMPTGKYANDKAVMNYIVRNYTSGGYTQVDAMQGVGYLKGDYNLISKYSLGHYNVNLWAGSSVQNPKVYSESTTDYLLDNPIRKQESSYDTDLKAVGRYVDASISRRTERTTWMLRGGIEVSTSRDDVLKGSLVYTGYTAPLVFANNVLERDKTVKPSLFLYYNRNFKGGKSFECSLNGYYARNTYKRNTLEDRAFVSDVNEDYTYLNFHTSYMLPLPKENNLTFSLIEFLKISQDEYRGSSPSLQHLRTSESLFFVDYTKRWGRKLMLVVRPGVSFLAYKLRGEQQVTHFAPRFHTMFSWSPAKQQALQLFFALGNTFPTLNTVNAAEQQIDRVLVRRGNPTMDNSTLLGPALTYTLNFKKWSALLSANYEYMSNAIANVYLRDNDRLINTYSSDTRYHQCQLLLSATWKPVSDFNVKWDGGYEYYCVTGAADERLGCCYARLGANYFLGDFSLSASARTARKDLVGCQEQIHLPFCYDLSGEWSHGNLSVVVTTRNPFMQGNERRRSFIAPNYQFFGRKVSELDNSFASVKVAYSLDYGKKVNRSPKYESKAAESSILK; the protein is encoded by the coding sequence ATGGATAAAGCAAAGATGATTTGTGTAGCCTTATGTGCGATGCCACTTCCTGTTGCAGCACAGACAGATTCAGTCTCAAAGGGTGTTCATCTGCAGGAGGTGGTTGTTGCAGGTGATATGGTGAAGCGGGAGGTGGACTATATCAACTGTATTCCTACTCCGAAACAACGAAAGCATGCCCATTCTGGATTCGAGCTTGTAAGGAATATGATGCTGGCAGGTGTGAGTGTGGATGCTGGGAATGGTGTCATTACGACGCCAGCTGGCATTGCGACGCTGTACATCAACGGCAGTAAGGCTTCTGTGAGAGAGATAACTACGTTACGTCCAAAGGATATCCTTCGTGTTGAATACTATGATATGCCTACGGGAAAGTATGCCAATGACAAGGCAGTGATGAACTATATTGTCAGGAATTACACTTCGGGTGGTTACACACAGGTGGATGCTATGCAGGGAGTGGGCTATCTGAAGGGCGACTATAACCTTATATCGAAGTACAGTCTTGGGCATTATAATGTGAATCTCTGGGCAGGTTCCAGTGTACAGAACCCTAAGGTTTACAGTGAGAGTACGACGGATTATCTGCTGGATAACCCTATCCGAAAGCAGGAGTCATCGTATGATACAGACTTAAAGGCTGTTGGACGTTATGTTGATGCCAGTATTAGTCGGAGGACGGAGCGTACAACGTGGATGCTTAGAGGCGGTATTGAGGTCAGCACAAGCCGTGATGATGTTCTGAAAGGAAGTTTGGTATATACTGGTTATACTGCTCCGTTGGTGTTTGCCAATAATGTCCTTGAGCGTGACAAGACGGTAAAGCCTTCTTTGTTTCTTTATTATAACCGGAATTTCAAGGGCGGAAAGAGCTTTGAATGTTCGTTGAATGGTTATTATGCACGCAATACTTATAAGCGTAATACTCTCGAAGACAGAGCGTTCGTGAGTGATGTGAATGAGGATTATACATATCTAAACTTCCATACAAGCTACATGCTTCCTCTTCCTAAGGAAAATAATCTGACGTTTAGCCTGATTGAATTTCTGAAGATAAGCCAAGATGAGTATAGAGGTAGCTCTCCGAGCCTGCAGCATCTGCGTACTTCTGAATCCTTGTTCTTTGTTGATTACACGAAGCGGTGGGGTAGGAAGCTGATGTTAGTAGTGCGTCCTGGTGTGTCTTTCCTTGCTTACAAGCTGCGTGGAGAACAACAGGTGACGCATTTTGCTCCACGTTTTCATACAATGTTCTCGTGGAGTCCAGCTAAGCAGCAGGCTTTACAGCTGTTCTTTGCATTAGGAAATACGTTCCCGACATTAAACACCGTTAACGCAGCAGAGCAGCAGATAGATCGTGTCTTGGTGCGTCGTGGCAATCCGACGATGGACAATTCCACGCTGCTTGGTCCTGCTTTGACCTACACGCTCAACTTCAAGAAATGGTCAGCACTGCTGTCTGCCAATTATGAATATATGAGTAATGCCATAGCCAATGTATATCTAAGGGACAATGATAGGCTGATTAATACCTATTCGAGTGATACACGTTATCATCAGTGCCAGCTGTTGCTGTCTGCAACATGGAAACCAGTGAGTGATTTCAATGTGAAATGGGATGGTGGCTATGAGTATTACTGTGTGACGGGAGCAGCTGACGAACGCTTAGGATGCTGTTATGCACGTCTGGGAGCGAATTACTTCCTGGGCGACTTTTCGCTGTCAGCCTCTGCACGGACAGCCCGCAAGGATTTAGTAGGGTGTCAGGAGCAGATACACCTTCCGTTCTGTTATGATTTATCAGGAGAGTGGAGTCACGGAAATCTGTCGGTAGTTGTTACTACAAGAAATCCCTTTATGCAGGGAAATGAGCGTAGGCGGAGTTTTATTGCACCTAA